From Schaalia sp. ZJ405, one genomic window encodes:
- a CDS encoding DUF4352 domain-containing protein translates to MTSDEKEAADSGDSAGDKDAGKTRENPLPLGSTVSTDDWDLTINSVNLDAAAEIVAADMINQEPAEGETYILVNVTATFKGDDADGSIPLASIDFVSAEGKSFDSTSKLLVAPEAFDSLSTLYKGGSTTGNIAIAVSGTDVNQGVLAVRAALLSDKVFVAVK, encoded by the coding sequence ATGACCTCCGATGAGAAAGAGGCCGCGGACTCCGGTGACTCCGCCGGTGATAAGGATGCTGGGAAGACCCGAGAGAATCCTCTTCCGCTGGGATCGACGGTGTCCACCGACGACTGGGATCTCACCATCAACTCCGTGAACCTTGACGCGGCTGCGGAGATTGTTGCCGCGGACATGATCAACCAGGAACCGGCTGAAGGGGAAACGTACATCCTCGTCAATGTCACGGCCACATTCAAGGGTGATGACGCTGACGGATCGATTCCGCTGGCCTCAATCGACTTCGTATCGGCTGAGGGTAAGAGCTTCGATTCCACGTCTAAGCTGCTTGTTGCTCCCGAGGCATTCGATTCCCTGAGCACGCTCTACAAGGGCGGATCAACAACTGGAAACATCGCGATTGCCGTTTCAGGAACCGATGTCAACCAGGGTGTCCTTGCCGTTCGCGCTGCGCTGCTGTCCGACAAGGTTTTCGTCGCTGTGAAGTGA
- a CDS encoding bifunctional folylpolyglutamate synthase/dihydrofolate synthase produces MANEHPAFFGSDPDESQGADASRGIPADLIPYLEAADAPDLDDGDIDEDDAAPSPESSPLGISPLRGSFASHTDGSPSSQASPDLAATTSANPRAEGLHDDSERQAALRALVEHSLLLGPDPSILAEIESDGDDDEWFDGDDEAGSSSSMNGGAENGDGRGDHATGRMSHDDALDEAARDLERDAQVKRIYHSIVERAPEHSVQPSLERVRAVLDILGDPQNSYPTIHITGTNGKTSTARITDSLLTAFGMRTGRFTSPHLVDVRERICLEGQPISRDGFIRAWEDVEPYIGMVDERSKANGGPRLSFFEVFTVMALAAFADYPVDAGVIEVGMGGRWDATNTIDSGVAVITPISKDHTKWLGSTIREIATEKAGIIKPGQIVVVAQQPDEALEIICEKARDVDAIVRLEGRDFDVLDRQMGVGGQLVTIRTPSAVYEDVFVPLFGEYQASNAALALVAVEAFMGGRQLDGRIVEQGMMNATSPGRLQVVRTSPTILVDSAHNPAGAATLGDAVEESFGFTHTVGVYSAMADKDIETVLAQVEPYFDAIVVTQMPGERAASVDELRAIAADVFGPDRVDVREDLADAVDRAAELAEASTDPADRSGVVVFGSVMLAGEMLTLAGHRP; encoded by the coding sequence ATGGCGAACGAACATCCCGCTTTCTTTGGGAGCGACCCCGACGAATCCCAGGGAGCCGATGCGTCGCGTGGAATTCCTGCCGATCTCATCCCGTACCTCGAAGCTGCTGACGCACCTGACCTAGACGATGGGGATATTGACGAGGACGACGCCGCGCCTTCCCCTGAGAGCTCACCCCTAGGCATCTCACCCCTGCGCGGAAGTTTCGCTTCTCACACAGACGGATCGCCATCCTCCCAGGCCTCGCCTGATTTAGCGGCGACAACATCAGCGAATCCACGAGCCGAGGGATTGCATGACGACTCCGAACGTCAAGCGGCGCTGCGTGCCCTCGTTGAACATTCCCTGCTTCTTGGTCCCGACCCTTCGATCCTGGCCGAAATTGAGTCCGATGGTGACGATGACGAATGGTTCGATGGTGATGATGAGGCAGGCTCGTCCTCGTCAATGAATGGCGGCGCAGAAAATGGCGACGGACGCGGGGACCACGCCACGGGGAGAATGTCTCACGACGATGCGCTGGATGAGGCAGCACGTGACCTCGAGCGCGACGCCCAAGTGAAGAGGATTTACCACAGCATCGTCGAACGCGCCCCCGAGCACAGTGTGCAGCCCTCGCTCGAACGAGTCCGGGCGGTTCTTGACATTCTTGGGGACCCACAGAATTCCTATCCGACGATCCATATCACCGGAACGAATGGGAAAACATCGACTGCCCGGATCACTGACTCACTGCTGACGGCGTTCGGCATGAGAACTGGCCGATTCACCTCTCCCCATCTCGTTGACGTGCGCGAACGCATTTGCCTTGAAGGTCAACCCATCAGCCGCGACGGCTTCATTCGTGCCTGGGAGGATGTTGAGCCCTATATCGGCATGGTTGATGAACGCTCGAAAGCTAACGGTGGTCCTCGGCTGTCGTTCTTTGAGGTTTTCACGGTTATGGCGCTCGCCGCCTTCGCTGATTACCCGGTGGATGCCGGTGTGATCGAAGTGGGGATGGGTGGTCGATGGGATGCAACGAACACCATCGACTCAGGAGTGGCTGTGATCACCCCGATCTCGAAGGACCACACCAAGTGGCTGGGATCGACGATTCGTGAGATTGCGACGGAAAAAGCCGGGATCATCAAGCCCGGGCAGATCGTTGTTGTGGCACAGCAGCCCGACGAAGCCCTTGAGATTATTTGTGAAAAGGCCCGGGATGTCGACGCGATCGTTCGCCTGGAGGGGCGTGACTTCGACGTCCTCGACCGGCAGATGGGGGTCGGTGGACAGTTGGTGACTATTCGGACCCCGTCAGCGGTTTACGAGGACGTGTTTGTTCCACTTTTTGGTGAGTATCAGGCATCGAATGCGGCGCTGGCGTTGGTTGCTGTTGAGGCGTTCATGGGTGGGCGGCAATTGGATGGCAGGATTGTTGAACAGGGAATGATGAATGCGACGTCGCCGGGACGGCTTCAGGTGGTTCGTACATCGCCGACCATCCTCGTTGACTCCGCGCATAATCCGGCGGGTGCTGCAACCCTGGGCGATGCAGTTGAGGAGTCTTTCGGATTCACCCACACAGTGGGTGTGTATTCCGCAATGGCTGACAAGGACATTGAAACGGTGCTCGCGCAGGTTGAACCGTATTTTGACGCGATCGTTGTCACGCAGATGCCGGGGGAGAGGGCGGCGTCTGTTGACGAGTTGCGCGCGATTGCCGCCGATGTTTTCGGTCCTGATCGGGTTGATGTGCGGGAGGATCTCGCAGATGCGGTTGACCGTGCGGCTGAACTTGCTGAGGCGAGTACGGACCCGGCAGATCGCTCGGGTGTCGTTGTTTTCGGCTCTGTCATGCTCGCTGGTGAAATGCTCACTCTTGCAGGACATCGGCCCTAG
- the dhaK gene encoding dihydroxyacetone kinase subunit DhaK — protein MKKLVNDVHNVVKETLEGFALAHADVVSVHLDPDYVVRKEPKADGKVALVSGGGSGHEPLHAGFVGEGMLDAAVPGAVFTSPTPDPILEATKAVDRGAGVLHIVKNYTGDVLNFETAAEMADMDDIEVRSVIVNDDVAVEDSLYTAGRRGVAGTVLVEKIAGACAETGADLDTVERIANTVNSQMRSMGLALGPCTVPHAGKPSFDLGEDEIELGIGIHGEPGYRRGAMEPADVLIEELYTKVRDDLGVTKGERVITLVNGMGGTPESELYICHRKLAQLLEADGIEISRCLVGNYVTSLEMPGVSITLLRVDDELIELFDAPVHTPAWK, from the coding sequence ATGAAAAAGCTGGTCAATGATGTTCACAATGTTGTTAAGGAAACGCTTGAAGGATTCGCGTTGGCGCACGCCGACGTGGTGAGCGTCCACCTGGACCCCGATTATGTTGTGCGTAAAGAGCCCAAAGCAGACGGGAAAGTTGCGCTGGTGTCCGGTGGTGGATCAGGCCACGAACCACTGCACGCGGGATTCGTTGGAGAAGGGATGCTTGACGCGGCTGTCCCTGGCGCTGTTTTCACGTCGCCAACTCCAGATCCCATTCTTGAAGCCACGAAAGCCGTGGACCGGGGTGCAGGCGTCCTTCATATCGTCAAGAACTACACGGGCGATGTCCTCAACTTTGAGACCGCGGCAGAAATGGCGGACATGGACGACATTGAGGTCCGCTCCGTCATCGTCAATGACGACGTTGCCGTTGAGGATTCCCTCTACACGGCAGGGCGTCGCGGTGTTGCTGGAACGGTTCTCGTTGAGAAGATCGCCGGTGCCTGCGCGGAAACCGGCGCCGACCTCGACACCGTTGAACGGATTGCCAACACGGTCAATTCTCAGATGCGATCAATGGGCCTGGCGCTTGGTCCATGCACCGTTCCCCACGCTGGGAAGCCGTCATTCGACCTCGGTGAAGATGAGATTGAACTCGGCATCGGAATCCACGGGGAACCCGGCTACCGCCGCGGCGCTATGGAACCCGCGGATGTTCTCATCGAAGAGCTGTACACGAAGGTCCGTGACGATCTGGGAGTGACGAAGGGTGAGCGTGTCATCACGCTGGTCAACGGCATGGGCGGCACTCCGGAATCAGAGCTGTACATCTGCCACCGTAAACTCGCGCAACTCCTCGAAGCCGATGGTATCGAGATTTCACGTTGTCTTGTGGGAAACTATGTGACGTCCCTGGAAATGCCGGGTGTTTCCATCACGCTGCTGCGTGTTGACGACGAATTGATCGAACTATTTGACGCGCCGGTTCACACGCCGGCCTGGAAGTGA
- the dhaL gene encoding dihydroxyacetone kinase subunit DhaL, with protein sequence MTLDAAWAIRWMKACQEEVSSKREYLIDLDRKIGDGDHGENLDRGFSQVVFALDVAEPQSVQEVLKIVAKTLMSTVGGAAGPLFGTAFMRAAKTAPVDPLESQDVAAVIAAALEGIQARGKAERGEKTMVDAWGAAADAAKAAAEAGAVPAAVLEAAAAGAREGAAATEPMKATKGRASYLGDRSIGHLDPGATSSAIILQQAYLTAREV encoded by the coding sequence ATGACACTGGACGCGGCTTGGGCTATTCGCTGGATGAAAGCCTGCCAGGAAGAGGTCTCATCGAAACGCGAATACCTCATCGACTTGGACCGTAAAATCGGCGATGGTGACCACGGAGAGAACCTGGATCGAGGATTCTCTCAGGTTGTTTTCGCCCTCGACGTGGCGGAACCACAGTCGGTTCAGGAAGTCCTGAAGATCGTTGCGAAGACCCTCATGTCAACGGTCGGTGGTGCCGCTGGACCGCTTTTTGGTACCGCGTTCATGCGGGCAGCCAAGACCGCGCCCGTGGACCCTCTGGAATCCCAGGATGTTGCCGCGGTCATCGCGGCTGCACTCGAAGGAATCCAGGCCCGCGGTAAAGCAGAACGCGGTGAAAAGACAATGGTCGACGCATGGGGCGCTGCCGCCGACGCAGCGAAGGCTGCTGCTGAAGCAGGAGCGGTTCCCGCGGCGGTGCTTGAAGCGGCGGCAGCTGGCGCTCGAGAAGGTGCCGCTGCAACCGAGCCGATGAAAGCCACGAAAGGTCGCGCATCGTACCTCGGTGACCGTTCCATCGGTCATCTTGACCCGGGCGCGACCTCGTCGGCGATCATCCTCCAGCAGGCATACCTCACGGCCCGGGAGGTCTGA
- the dhaM gene encoding dihydroxyacetone kinase phosphoryl donor subunit DhaM: MMARVALVIASHSKLLAQGLVELSQQMAPDVTINAAGGTEDGGIGTSYDLIEAAVNSALASVEASGHSDEDSGVVILTDLGSATMTVESVLEFADDPQRLQFVDAPLVEGAVAAAVRAQLDDPIGSVAAAARGAYRRGAEIEGEDPLAGADAGSVDQTTQPEASGAITADAVVADPVGLHARPAALLARQAAGFDAEITVNGADAASVLEVMALGVKQGETVHLVATGPDAAEAIVALVELLETA; encoded by the coding sequence CTGATGGCACGCGTCGCTTTAGTCATTGCTTCGCACTCGAAGCTTCTCGCACAGGGGCTGGTTGAACTCTCACAGCAGATGGCTCCGGATGTCACGATCAACGCTGCCGGCGGAACAGAGGATGGGGGAATCGGCACGTCCTATGACCTCATTGAGGCGGCCGTCAACTCTGCTCTTGCCTCTGTTGAGGCCTCCGGTCATTCAGACGAGGACTCCGGCGTCGTGATCCTCACTGATCTGGGGTCGGCGACGATGACTGTCGAATCGGTTCTGGAATTTGCTGACGACCCTCAGCGCCTCCAGTTCGTCGATGCCCCACTTGTTGAGGGTGCGGTTGCCGCTGCTGTTCGCGCGCAGCTGGATGACCCGATCGGTTCTGTTGCGGCCGCAGCACGGGGCGCATACCGCCGAGGAGCTGAGATCGAGGGGGAAGATCCTTTAGCTGGCGCAGATGCGGGGTCTGTGGATCAGACAACCCAACCGGAAGCGTCCGGTGCCATCACCGCGGATGCTGTTGTTGCCGATCCCGTAGGGCTTCATGCTCGACCCGCGGCACTCCTCGCGCGTCAAGCTGCGGGATTCGACGCGGAGATCACGGTGAACGGTGCGGATGCAGCCTCAGTTCTTGAGGTGATGGCGTTGGGTGTCAAGCAAGGAGAAACGGTTCATCTTGTTGCAACGGGGCCAGACGCTGCCGAAGCGATCGTGGCTCTCGTTGAACTGCTGGAGACGGCATAG
- the ndk gene encoding nucleoside-diphosphate kinase, with the protein MTQHLLDRNLEHTLILVKPDGYRRGLTGEILRRIEAKGYTIKGLKLEVASRELLEEHYAEHQGRPFFEGLVAFMSSGPLVAIIVEGVRVCEGMRSLMGATDPTVAAPGTIRGDLGRAWNSPAMENLIHGSDSPESAAREIKLWFPEID; encoded by the coding sequence ATGACCCAGCACCTTCTTGATCGGAACCTGGAGCATACGCTGATTCTCGTCAAGCCTGACGGGTACCGTCGCGGACTCACGGGTGAAATCCTTCGCAGGATCGAGGCGAAGGGCTACACCATTAAGGGCTTGAAACTTGAAGTTGCCTCGCGCGAACTCCTTGAAGAACACTATGCGGAGCATCAGGGACGCCCCTTCTTCGAGGGACTCGTGGCCTTTATGTCCTCCGGCCCTCTCGTGGCGATCATCGTTGAAGGCGTGCGCGTGTGCGAGGGGATGCGTTCACTCATGGGAGCCACCGACCCGACGGTGGCGGCACCGGGAACAATCCGCGGTGATCTTGGTCGTGCATGGAACTCTCCTGCGATGGAGAACCTGATCCACGGATCGGACTCTCCGGAGTCCGCGGCGCGTGAAATCAAGCTGTGGTTCCCTGAAATCGACTGA
- the smc gene encoding chromosome segregation protein SMC, whose amino-acid sequence MHLKTLTLRGFKSFASATTLRLEPGITCVVGPNGSGKSNVVDALAWVMGEQGAKTLRGGQMADVIFAGTSGRPALGRAQVDLTIDNTDGVLDVDYSEVTISRTLFRGGGSEYQINGTPARLLDVQELLSDTGMGRQMHVIVGQGQLDAILSSTPEDRRGFIEEAAGVLKHRRRKERALRKLADMDQNLVRVLDLTNEIHRQLGPLARQAKVARRATLIQARVRDASARILADDLVAARDRLAAQTESDRALLHRQDALQRRIADARARLAQLEAHELESTPRVEQAMKLWQELTTLHERLRGTQMAAQERVMIHSTLPLPPTGDDPEVLEERARAASDEDALLVARVEDARTVLANHTHERHECEDRDQQAARELARVNRVLADHRERVARLSGDVSSASSRVEAAKNESERAQTAYDEARERLALAENTLAKHISDVDDEVAPESNASAAHSRAVAEREDARARVSELLDAERDARSDRATWLARRDTLEQSLIPEDTTRELLGRHGVLGELSSRVSVSSGYEDAAAAVLAPFTGAVVVASLNDALKELQRVKSLGNGLVRMVIAADASVESDAKAQRGDPGPVLVPLPPGATWMRDVVTIAPDVDFADLIEATVVVEDAELISPVMAIPGVEAVVTLRGDVYRSGRLSGTGAESRSILALRAQYEEAGVRANEAQGRFDAIQRELAAANEHLDRCVKAANDALTALRAEDALRAQEAQERARAQSAVAAARAEAERAQANLQRSRDQVEWAQQQEVEAKNRMNDSTQSAPEEDLDAAQKHADEASAAAREARETETRLRLELRAIEEESRQVQARARSLRQAAAKEREARTRFARQEAVRVRELRKAQGVAEAAAMAVDVAARALAEADAEREEAQKERSEVSQSVTQARKEIDAMNSELGQLLSASHRDEIAREQTRMRVEQLEMKAMEELSLEAEQLVEEFGPHNLVPVFPRDVESPDEEVEATEFCPFVRQEQERALEKASRDLERLGRVNPLALEEHEAAKQRHDFLVSQVQDLKKSKADLLRIIEDVDRLVEEAFESAFADTRREFAHTFEVLFPGGQGDLVLTDPENMLTTGIEIEARPAGKKVKRLSLLSGGERSLAAIAFLVAIFKARPSPFYVMDEVEAALDDMNLSRLLEIFKELREESQLIVITHQKRTMEIADALYGVTMRDGVTTVVSQKLA is encoded by the coding sequence GTGCATCTGAAAACCCTGACGCTGCGGGGATTTAAGTCTTTCGCCAGCGCAACGACTCTTCGCCTGGAACCGGGGATCACCTGCGTGGTTGGTCCCAACGGTTCGGGCAAGTCAAATGTCGTTGATGCCCTTGCGTGGGTGATGGGGGAGCAGGGAGCAAAAACTCTGCGCGGTGGCCAAATGGCCGACGTGATCTTTGCGGGAACCTCGGGGCGCCCGGCTCTGGGTCGGGCGCAGGTTGATCTGACTATCGACAACACTGACGGTGTTCTTGATGTTGACTATTCAGAGGTCACGATTTCTCGAACCCTTTTCCGCGGTGGAGGTTCGGAGTATCAGATCAACGGTACTCCCGCCAGGCTGCTTGACGTTCAGGAGCTTCTCTCCGACACCGGCATGGGACGGCAGATGCATGTCATCGTTGGTCAGGGGCAGCTCGATGCCATCCTTTCGTCAACACCGGAGGACAGGCGCGGCTTCATTGAGGAAGCCGCGGGCGTTCTCAAACACCGGCGCCGCAAGGAACGTGCCCTGCGCAAGCTCGCTGACATGGATCAGAATCTTGTCCGTGTTCTTGACTTGACGAATGAGATTCATCGTCAATTAGGTCCCCTGGCTCGTCAGGCGAAGGTTGCCCGTCGCGCAACCCTCATTCAGGCGCGGGTCAGGGATGCCAGTGCCCGAATCCTCGCCGATGACCTCGTGGCCGCTAGGGATCGCCTTGCGGCCCAGACGGAATCGGATCGGGCTCTGCTTCACCGTCAGGACGCACTCCAGCGGCGTATTGCCGACGCGCGGGCGCGGCTTGCGCAACTGGAAGCACATGAGCTTGAGTCAACGCCGCGGGTTGAGCAGGCGATGAAGCTGTGGCAGGAACTGACGACTCTGCATGAACGGCTCCGCGGCACGCAGATGGCGGCCCAGGAACGCGTGATGATTCATTCAACGCTTCCTCTTCCTCCCACGGGAGACGACCCCGAGGTCCTCGAAGAACGAGCGCGTGCGGCAAGCGACGAGGACGCGCTTCTCGTTGCCCGCGTGGAAGACGCCCGGACAGTGCTGGCCAATCACACCCACGAACGCCACGAATGCGAGGATCGTGACCAGCAGGCAGCCCGCGAACTTGCCCGTGTCAACCGGGTTCTCGCTGATCACCGCGAACGTGTTGCGCGACTTTCCGGTGACGTCTCCTCAGCGTCTTCTCGCGTCGAGGCCGCAAAGAACGAATCGGAACGCGCGCAGACGGCTTACGACGAGGCGCGTGAACGTTTGGCCCTCGCGGAGAATACGCTGGCGAAGCACATCTCAGATGTGGATGACGAGGTGGCGCCGGAATCGAATGCATCAGCGGCCCATTCCCGCGCCGTCGCTGAACGGGAAGACGCCCGTGCTCGCGTCAGTGAACTTCTTGATGCCGAACGCGATGCGCGATCTGATCGTGCGACGTGGCTCGCTCGAAGGGACACCCTTGAACAATCCCTGATCCCCGAAGATACGACGCGCGAATTGCTTGGGCGCCACGGAGTTCTTGGTGAGCTTTCCTCCCGCGTGAGTGTTTCCTCCGGGTACGAGGACGCAGCCGCAGCCGTGCTCGCTCCCTTTACCGGGGCTGTGGTTGTGGCATCGCTTAACGATGCGCTGAAGGAACTTCAGCGGGTGAAATCTTTAGGAAACGGCCTGGTTCGTATGGTGATCGCCGCCGATGCATCGGTCGAGTCCGATGCGAAGGCACAGCGCGGGGATCCCGGCCCCGTCCTCGTCCCCCTTCCGCCCGGTGCGACGTGGATGCGGGACGTTGTCACCATCGCTCCCGACGTTGATTTCGCTGACCTCATTGAGGCAACAGTTGTTGTTGAAGACGCTGAGCTGATCTCTCCTGTCATGGCGATTCCCGGGGTTGAGGCCGTCGTTACTCTCCGAGGAGACGTTTATCGATCGGGACGGCTGTCTGGAACGGGAGCTGAGTCGCGTTCGATCCTTGCGTTGCGCGCCCAATATGAGGAAGCAGGAGTACGGGCCAACGAAGCTCAGGGGCGATTCGATGCGATTCAGCGGGAGCTTGCAGCGGCGAACGAACATCTTGATAGGTGTGTGAAAGCTGCGAATGATGCGCTCACTGCGTTACGGGCCGAGGATGCGCTTCGCGCACAGGAAGCTCAGGAGAGGGCTCGCGCCCAGTCTGCGGTTGCGGCTGCTCGTGCCGAGGCCGAGCGTGCTCAGGCGAATCTCCAACGTAGCCGCGATCAGGTGGAATGGGCACAGCAGCAGGAAGTTGAAGCGAAGAATCGGATGAACGATTCAACGCAGAGTGCCCCGGAGGAAGATCTTGACGCTGCGCAGAAACACGCTGATGAGGCATCTGCGGCTGCCCGGGAGGCTCGGGAAACGGAGACACGGCTGAGGCTGGAACTGCGGGCCATTGAGGAAGAATCACGGCAGGTTCAGGCGCGGGCCCGGTCCCTTCGTCAGGCGGCGGCGAAGGAAAGGGAGGCTCGCACCCGATTTGCGCGTCAGGAAGCTGTCCGTGTGAGGGAACTGCGCAAAGCACAGGGTGTGGCTGAGGCCGCCGCTATGGCTGTCGATGTTGCGGCGCGGGCGCTTGCTGAGGCCGATGCCGAGCGGGAGGAAGCGCAAAAGGAACGCTCGGAGGTCTCACAGTCGGTGACGCAGGCGAGGAAAGAGATCGACGCGATGAACTCCGAGCTCGGTCAGCTACTTAGCGCATCCCATCGCGATGAGATTGCACGCGAACAGACGCGAATGCGTGTTGAGCAGTTGGAAATGAAAGCGATGGAGGAACTCTCGCTGGAGGCTGAGCAGCTCGTTGAGGAGTTCGGGCCGCACAATTTGGTTCCTGTTTTCCCTCGGGATGTCGAGTCACCGGATGAGGAGGTCGAGGCCACCGAGTTTTGCCCCTTTGTTCGTCAGGAGCAGGAACGGGCCCTGGAGAAAGCGTCGAGGGACCTTGAACGTCTGGGGAGGGTGAATCCTCTGGCCCTTGAGGAGCATGAGGCTGCGAAGCAACGCCATGATTTCCTTGTGTCGCAGGTGCAGGATCTGAAGAAGTCGAAGGCGGATCTGCTGAGGATCATTGAGGATGTTGATCGCCTGGTTGAAGAGGCTTTTGAGTCGGCATTCGCTGACACTCGCAGGGAATTTGCGCATACTTTCGAGGTGTTGTTCCCCGGCGGTCAAGGGGATTTGGTGTTGACAGATCCGGAAAATATGTTGACGACGGGTATTGAGATTGAGGCTCGGCCCGCGGGGAAGAAAGTCAAGCGGTTGTCGCTGCTTTCGGGTGGGGAGCGGTCTCTTGCGGCGATTGCTTTTCTTGTGGCGATCTTTAAGGCGAGGCCGTCGCCGTTCTATGTGATGGACGAGGTCGAGGCCGCTCTCGATGATATGAACCTGTCAAGGCTCCTTGAAATCTTCAAGGAACTGCGCGAAGAGTCGCAGCTCATTGTTATTACGCACCAAAAGCGAACGATGGAGATCGCCGACGCGCTTTACGGGGTGACGATGCGAGATGGAGTGACAACTGTTGTCTCGCAAAAACTTGCGTGA
- a CDS encoding DUF7455 domain-containing protein, with protein sequence MNATTLERTTSFEPTLTAADRCDQCGARAWVRVTLASGGQLFFCAHHANRHLEALVATAADVLDERHLLIEDEAGL encoded by the coding sequence ATGAACGCTACGACCTTGGAACGCACCACCTCGTTCGAGCCGACGTTGACCGCCGCCGATCGCTGTGATCAGTGCGGTGCCCGCGCGTGGGTGCGCGTCACTCTCGCCTCGGGTGGTCAGTTGTTCTTCTGTGCGCATCACGCGAACCGTCATCTCGAAGCTCTTGTTGCCACCGCTGCGGATGTCCTCGACGAACGTCATCTCCTGATCGAGGACGAGGCCGGACTCTAA